The following proteins are encoded in a genomic region of Hippocampus zosterae strain Florida chromosome 2, ASM2543408v3, whole genome shotgun sequence:
- the LOC127595776 gene encoding receptor-type tyrosine-protein phosphatase eta-like, whose translation MRVQTASRAEILREFESTCQALSACDNRGYKHEFEELKDVGKELPTRTADLEANREKNRYPYILPYDHCRVRLSIQNFPNSDYINANFVPGGGSERDFICTQAPMRNTMEDFWRMVWEQNVRIIVMVTALRDRDLVLCDEYWSLEPGTVYHGPFQVTTMARKQGPDYFMSTINLRQRDCPTDHNITHYHYPSWPDRGIPRDPSSLCAFTDHVRQHLDAIPRLGPAVVHCSAGVGRSGTFVTLMWLMQLCVRGIRPNIRAAVADLRLHRMGMVQILEQYIFVHQCLLYWLSGGKSSCLTPLQHTNRELRRRKRHHRRKSPPGQAQSTLQQILQPRKLLQRMLPSSSQLNPGPHAF comes from the exons AGTGCAGACCGCCTCAAGAGCAGAGATCCTGAGAGAGTTTGAGTCGACATGTCAGGCCCTCTCTGCTTGTGACAACAGGGGCTATAAGCATGAATTTGAG GAGCTGAAAGATGTTGGTAAAGAGCTTCCAACCAGGACGGCGGACTTGGAGGCTAACAGAGAAAAGAACCGATACCCATACATCTTGCCAT ATGACCACTGCCGTGTGAGGCTGTCCATTCAAAACTTCCCCAACTCTGACTACATTAATGCCAATTTTGTCCCC GGTGGAGGATCTGAGAGAGACTTCATCTGCACCCAGGCTCCCATGCGCAACACCATGGAGGATTTCTGGAGAATGGTTTGGGAGCAGAATGTCAGGATAATCGTCATGGTGACAGCGCTGCGAGACAGGGACTTG GTTCTATGTGATGAGTATTGGTCTCTGGAACCAGGAACGGTTTATCACGGACCATTCCAAGTCACGACAATGGCTCGGAAACAAGGCCCAGACTATTTTATGTCCACCATTAACCTCAGACAG agAGACTGTCCAACAGATCATAACATAACACACTACCACTATCCATCCTGGCCGGACCGGGGCATCCCCAGAGACCCATCCTCACTCTGTGCCTTTACAGATCACGTGCGGCAGCATTTGGACGCCATTCCACGTTTGGGTCCAGCTGTTGTGCACTGCAG TGCAGGTGTAGGCCGATCGGGGACCTTCGTCACGCTGATGTGGCTGATGCAGCTGTGCGTGAGGGGCATCCGGCCCAATATACGAGCTGCTGTGGCTGACTTACGACTACATCGAATGGGGATGGTTCAGATACTG GAGCAGTACATATTCGTTCACCAGTGTCTGCTATACTGGCTGAGTGGTGGCAAGTCATCTTG TTTAACCCCCTTACAACACACAAACCGAGAGCTGAGGAGGAGAAAGCGCCATCATAGACGGAAATCTCCACCGGGCCAAGCACAGAGCACATTGCAACAGATTTTACAACCCAGGAAGCTACTGCAGAGAATGCTACCCTCTTCATCACAGCTGAATCCAGGCCCACATGCCTTTTGA